Sequence from the Ochrobactrum vermis genome:
CAAGCCCGTATCAATCCACTTGATGCCTGTGATCTGGGGATAGAAGACGGCCAGTCAATACGCCTGTGGAATATGCGAGGTGAATGTCTGGCGACAGCCAGCATTTCGGATGCTGTCCGGCAGGGCGTCGTTGTTCTCCCGACGGGAGCATGGTTCACCCCTTCCGGGAACAACGGGCTTGAGATTGCAGGAAATCCCAATGTGTTAACGCTCGATATTGGTACATCTCAGTTCGGGCAGGGGTGCTCAGCACATACCTGTTTGGTCCATGTTGAGTCCTATTTGGGGGACGCGGGGGATGCAATCGAAAAGTATCACGATCAACTCGTGGCCCTATCGGCTGTGGGCAGATGATACGAGGATAGTTGAGAGACCAGTCGGGGTTGCTTCTGCTTGAACAGAATTGTCGGAACTTCTCCAGATCTTTGTTTTTACGCATTTCTGAACGGAAAATTGCTGCTCGTTTTCCCTTGAGATGCTCCCAACCAGCAAGTGAGGGGTCATGGCCGCTGAGTTCGATGTAAGTGTATGTGGTAGTTATATTCTGGATATCTGCGGGTTTCCGGTAACCGATATCCCGCCGGGCGGCAGCGTTTCTCTTATCGAAGAAATCAGTATGACCGTCGCGGGAACAGCTGGAGGCACAGTGGTTCCATGCGCACGCCTGGGTCTTAAATCCCAAGCATTCGGTGCAGTCGGTAATGACGAGAAAGGGAGCTGGGTTCTCAATTCTTTACAAATGGAAAGTATTGATACGTCGCATATGCTGCGTTTGGACGGCGTGCAAACATCGGCCACGATCCTGCCAATCCGTCCTGATGGTTCGCGACCTGCAATTCACGCACGCGGTGCCTCCGCTCAATGGGTGATGACACCTGAAGCGCAGGCCGCAGCGATCAAATGCAAGGTTGTACATCTTGGCGGCGTCAATTCGATCATCGCCATGCAGGGGGAGCCTTCCATCGCACTTCTGAAGTCTGCCAAATCTGCCGGTTGTATTACGACCCTCGACCTGATTTCTGCGCGCAATGATACCTGGGCGCTGGTTGAGCCGCTGCTTCCATATGTCGATTTTTTCATGCCAAGCATTGATGAGTCGGCCATGATGACAGGCACCGACGATCCCGAGGCTTGCGCCCGTTTCTTCCTTTCAAAAGGTGCTGGGGCTTGTGCTATCTCGCTTGGCGCAGATGGTTCTTACTTCTTGAATAAGGAAGGACGGCAGTTCGCTCTTCCCGCATTTGCTGTGAAAGTGAAGGATACATCTGGCTGCGGAGATTCCTATACCGGCGGATTTATCGCCGGATTAGTACGAGACTGGGATGTCGAGGACTGCGCGAAGCTTGCCACAGCGACATCCGCCATTGTTGCTACCGGGTTGGGCTCGGGTGCGAATCTTGTTTCTTTTGAGAAAACTGTTGAAGCGATGAACTCGTTGCCGGTCTTGAAACACTGATCCTACAACAAACTGGAAAATGCGAAATGAACAGGAATGCCATCGTAACCGGCGGAAGCCGCGGTATCGGACGCGCAATAGCTTTGGGGCTTGCGCAGCGCGGTTTCAATCTCGCGCTTCATGATATGGAGCCACAGAAGGAATATCTTCTTGAAACCGTGAAAGCCGTTGAAGCTCTCGGTCGCCGCTGTGTGCCGGTTTTCGCAGATGTGAGTGATTTGGCTGAATGTCAGCGGGCGACACAGGAATCCATCGATGCACTTGGCCATATTGACGTGCTGGTCAATAATGCCGGCATTCTGAAAATGGCAACGATCGAGGAGATGACGCCTGAACTCTGGGACCAGACCTTTGCGGTTAATACCCGTGGTGTATTTCAGATGACGCAAGCTGTCATCGCTCATATGAAGAAGCGGCGTTACGGACGTATCGTGAATATCGCTTCGCTGGCCGCCCGGACCGGCGGGCCAGGCCAAGCGCATTATTCAGCCTCAAAATCCGCTGTCGTCGGGTTTACGCGCGTCTGCTCAATGGAGTTTGCCGGAGATGGAATTACCGTTAATGCTGTTTGTCCGGGCATCATCAAGACCGAGATGGGAATGAACAATCTGCGGGAGCCCGAAAAGATAGCGTATTTTGAGAAGGTCACAGATGTGCACCGGCTAGGCGAGCCTGAGGATGTCGTCGGACCGGTTGCTTTCTTCGCCTCTGACGATTGCGCCTTTGTCACCGGGCAGGCACTCAACGTCGATGGCGGTATTTTCTACAGCTGATTGAATATAAAAGGGCTGGCCGTTCTATCGGCCAGCCCCTCTACTACCGGTGATGACAGCTATTTATTTTCGGCGTATTGCCGCTTGCCGGTCTGAACTGTCTGATAGAGGGTTTGCGCGGCTGTCGGCAGTGTGGAAAGCAGGCCGCTATGTGTATCGCCTGCCTTGTCTGCCCACCTCTTCTGCTGTTCTTCAGTTAAGAGCACGAACTTGCCACCATTGGCTTCGAATTTACCGACTTGTACTTTCTCGTCAGCATCCTGGCGCTGCCGCATCTCATCGGTGGACGGCATTGCTGATTTGAGCAGGTCCTGAATCTTAGGCGGTAGTCCGTCATAGACGCGCTTGTTGATGAAAAATCCCTGTTCGTGATGGTACTGATGGGTGGTTACATAATTCTTGGCGAACTGGGCGGCGGGTGTTGTCACATAGAAGGTGAAGGGCAGGTCGCCACCCTCAACCATACCTTGCTCCAGCCCAGTAAAGAAATCCGGCAGGGAAAGCTGGACGCCGTTGACACCGATGTTCTCCCAGAACGCGCGAGCCGATGCTGCGGGCGGGACCCGAAAACGCTGGCTTGCAATATCATCGGGGGTTGTGCAGGTGGACTTGCAGAAAAGGTTTGACCAGCCAGCATCGCCAAGCCCGATTAGAACCAGCCCATTATCCTCGAAAATTTGTTCAAGTGCAGGACGCACAACGTTATCCGTGGCCCAACGGCGTTGTGCGTCATTGTCCCACAGATAGGGCATGGACATCACTGCGACAGGGGGAAGCGATACTGCGGTCGCCGCCAGTCCGCTGGTGCCGATTTCAAGACGGCCACGGATGACCTGTTGGGTCATTTCCTGATCGTTGGCGACGAGCTGGTACCCGATCTTGTAGTCGTCACCGCTCTGCGCGTTGAAATTGTCGATGAATGTCTGGATGATGCCCATCATCATCGAACCTGGCCGCAGTGATCCGGCGATGCGTAGGGTTTCAGTCGCCTGCGCTGTTCCAGTCATTGCGACCGTTGCGGCCAGAGAGCCAAGCAGCGCGATCCTCGTGATTGTCTGCATGTTGTTACCTCCTCCTTTATTATACCTTACGCTGTCCCCAATGACGGTCCGTATTATTCTTTTCTTGCAGCAGGTTCAGCGGACAAAAAACATGACAATCTGCGGCACATAGGTGGTGATCAGCAGGGGGATCAGCATCAGGATGACGAAAGGCAGCGCACCGCGTACTATGGTCGAAAAGCTTTCCCTGAAAACGCTCATTGCCACGAATAGATTCATGCCGACTGGAGGCGTGATGTAACCGATCTCCAGATTGACCGTAGTAATGACGCCGACATGTACGGGATCGTAGCCCTGGGCCTGCATCAGCGGCAGCAGTAGCGGCGACAGGATCAGAATCGCGGAACCAATGTCCATGAAGCAACCCGCAATCAGCAAGATGATGTTCAGTGTTAACCCCGCCGTGATCGGATTGGTGATCCACTGGCTCAACCACTCGACCATCATCTTCGGGATGCCTTCATAGTCGAGAATGGTGTTGAAGCTGCCCGCGATGGCGAGAAGTGGCAGAAGCGTGCCGAACAGGCGGATGGATTCCCCCAGCATTTCCGAGAAGCCTTTCATCGTCAGGTCTCGATAGACCAGCCCTTCGACGATAAGAGCGTAGACGAGTGAAACCACGGCTGCTTCGGTTGCCGTAAAATAGCCGGTATAGATACCTCCAAGTAGCAGAACTGGAAGGAACATGGCCGGGCCACCGCGTTTCAGCGCATTCAGGAGACGAGGCAGTGAGAAATTGCCACGAGCCGAGATCGGGGCGACGATTACGCAATAGATCACGAAGAAGGCCGTCATGAGGATGCCAGGGCCGATGCCACCCATGAAGAGTTTAACAATCGAAGTATCGGTGATGATGCCGTAGAGCATCATGGGAATTGATGGGGGAATCAGGATGCCGAGTGTCCCGCCTGAACATAGCAGGCCAAGCGACAATTGTTTGGAGTAGCCTTCCTTCAGCAGCGCCGGATACATGATTGAGCCGATGGCGGCGAGCGTGACGATGGATGAGCCTGAAATAGCTGCGAAAACCGCACAGGCCAGAATTGTCGCCACCGCAAGACCGCCACGAATATTGGCCGTCAGTTCTATCATGATGTTGATCAGGCGCTGCGCAATGACGCCCTTGCTCATGATGTTGCCCGCAAGGATGAACATGGGGATCGGCAGAAGCACATCGCGATCAACCGTGAACCACAAATCCTGAATGAAGAATTCGACCGATGAATTGCGCGCTACGAACTGATGTAGACAGATCACTGCAAAGGCAAGCATCAGCACCATGGGCTGGCGTAGTATAACGAGGGCCAGACTGCCGCCCGCAATCAAGAAGCCGGTCATATATCGGCACCTCCGTCATTCGGCCGTAAGCCGGGAAAGCAACTAAACAGAAAAAACTTGAACGCAGAAAAGCCGAAGGCGACGACAAGCACGCTTTGCACTTTCCAGATGTTGAAGGGTAGGGTCATGTCCTGCTCGCCGAGCTGGTAGGTGCTGGCGATGAACAAGAAGGACGCATAGGCAAGTCCGAGACACAATATACATGAGATGATGTCGGCAAGACGTGCGAAGAAGGCGTCGTAT
This genomic interval carries:
- a CDS encoding carbohydrate kinase family protein, whose protein sequence is MAAEFDVSVCGSYILDICGFPVTDIPPGGSVSLIEEISMTVAGTAGGTVVPCARLGLKSQAFGAVGNDEKGSWVLNSLQMESIDTSHMLRLDGVQTSATILPIRPDGSRPAIHARGASAQWVMTPEAQAAAIKCKVVHLGGVNSIIAMQGEPSIALLKSAKSAGCITTLDLISARNDTWALVEPLLPYVDFFMPSIDESAMMTGTDDPEACARFFLSKGAGACAISLGADGSYFLNKEGRQFALPAFAVKVKDTSGCGDSYTGGFIAGLVRDWDVEDCAKLATATSAIVATGLGSGANLVSFEKTVEAMNSLPVLKH
- a CDS encoding SDR family NAD(P)-dependent oxidoreductase translates to MNRNAIVTGGSRGIGRAIALGLAQRGFNLALHDMEPQKEYLLETVKAVEALGRRCVPVFADVSDLAECQRATQESIDALGHIDVLVNNAGILKMATIEEMTPELWDQTFAVNTRGVFQMTQAVIAHMKKRRYGRIVNIASLAARTGGPGQAHYSASKSAVVGFTRVCSMEFAGDGITVNAVCPGIIKTEMGMNNLREPEKIAYFEKVTDVHRLGEPEDVVGPVAFFASDDCAFVTGQALNVDGGIFYS
- a CDS encoding TRAP transporter substrate-binding protein; its protein translation is MQTITRIALLGSLAATVAMTGTAQATETLRIAGSLRPGSMMMGIIQTFIDNFNAQSGDDYKIGYQLVANDQEMTQQVIRGRLEIGTSGLAATAVSLPPVAVMSMPYLWDNDAQRRWATDNVVRPALEQIFEDNGLVLIGLGDAGWSNLFCKSTCTTPDDIASQRFRVPPAASARAFWENIGVNGVQLSLPDFFTGLEQGMVEGGDLPFTFYVTTPAAQFAKNYVTTHQYHHEQGFFINKRVYDGLPPKIQDLLKSAMPSTDEMRQRQDADEKVQVGKFEANGGKFVLLTEEQQKRWADKAGDTHSGLLSTLPTAAQTLYQTVQTGKRQYAENK
- a CDS encoding TRAP transporter large permease codes for the protein MTGFLIAGGSLALVILRQPMVLMLAFAVICLHQFVARNSSVEFFIQDLWFTVDRDVLLPIPMFILAGNIMSKGVIAQRLINIMIELTANIRGGLAVATILACAVFAAISGSSIVTLAAIGSIMYPALLKEGYSKQLSLGLLCSGGTLGILIPPSIPMMLYGIITDTSIVKLFMGGIGPGILMTAFFVIYCVIVAPISARGNFSLPRLLNALKRGGPAMFLPVLLLGGIYTGYFTATEAAVVSLVYALIVEGLVYRDLTMKGFSEMLGESIRLFGTLLPLLAIAGSFNTILDYEGIPKMMVEWLSQWITNPITAGLTLNIILLIAGCFMDIGSAILILSPLLLPLMQAQGYDPVHVGVITTVNLEIGYITPPVGMNLFVAMSVFRESFSTIVRGALPFVILMLIPLLITTYVPQIVMFFVR